The genomic DNA GGACTCAAGAAGAGCCGAAAAACCAAGGTGCTTGGTTATTCATTGCTCCTCGTTTATATGACGATGTAATGAAAACAGGTAAACAGGTACGTGTTAGCTACGCAGGTCGTCCAGCTTCTGCTGCGCCAGCTTGCGGTTCACCATATTTGCATGCAAAACAACAAGCTCAGCTGGTAAATGACGCATTAGCGATTGCAGCTGAACAATCAGGAGATTCTAAGTAATGGCAACCGAAATTAAAGCACCGGTATTCCCAGAGTCAGTTGCAGACGGTACGATTGCAACTTGGCACAAACAACCAGGTGAAGCTGTATCACGTGATGAAGTGATCTGCGATATTGAAACTGATAAAGTTGTTTTAGAAGTTGTTGCTCCTGCTGACGGTACAATTGCGTCAATCATTAAAAATGAAGGCGATACAGTGCTTTCTGCTGAAGTGATTGCACAGTTTGAAGAGGGCGCTGTTTCTGGCGCTGCTCAAACTCAAGCAGTTCAATCTGAAGAGAAAGTTGAACAAGCGGCTGCACAAACTCAAGCGGGTAATGCACCTGTTGTTGAGCGTGCTCAACCTGTTGCTGATCAAGCTCCAGCAGTGCGTAAAGCATTGACTGAAACTGGTATTGCAGCGAGCGATGTAGCTGGTACTGGTCGCGGTGGCCGCATCACTAAAGAAGATGTTGCAAACCATCAAGCTAAACCTGCTGCTGCGCCGTTAAGCGTTGCTGTTGGTGAACGTATCGAAAAACGTGTTCCTATGACTCGTCTTCGTAAACGTGTTGCTGAACGTTTACTTGCTGCAACTCAATCAACAGCAATGTTGACTACGTTCAACGAAGTGAACATGAAACCAATCATGGAAATGCGTGCTCAATATAAAGACGCATTTGAAAAACGTCATGGTGCACGTTTAGGCTTCATGTCATTCTTCGTTAAAGCAGCGACTGAAGCACTGAAACGCTACCCTGCTGTAAATGCGTCTATCGATGGTGATGACATTGTTTATCACGGTTACTATGACATCGGTGTAGCTGTATCAAGCGACCGTGGTCTAGTGGTTCCTGTATTACGTGATACTGACCGTATGAACTATGCTGAAGTAGAAAACGGTATTCGCGCTTATGCTGTTAAGGCACGTGACGGTAAGTTGGGCATTGAAGACATGACTGGCGGTACATTCACTATTACTAACGGTGGTACTTTTGGTTCATTGCTTTCTACCCCAATTTTGAACACACCACAAACAGCAATCTTGGGTATGCACAAAATCCAAGACCGTCCTATGGCAGTGAATGGTCAAGTAGAAATCTTGCCAATGATGTATCTAGCACTTTCTTATGACCACCGTTTAATTGATGGTAAAGAAGCTGTAGGTTTCCTTGTAGCAATCAAAGAATTGTTAGAAGAACCTGCTCGTCTTATCCTTGATCTTTAATTTTATAGAATAAATCCATGGGCTTAGAGCGATCCTCTAAGCCCATTTTTGGAGAGCATAATGTCTCAACAATTTGATTTAGTAGTAATTGGCGGTGGACCAGGTGGTTATGAAGCTGCAATTCGTGCAGCTCAACTTGGTTTTAAAGTTGCGTGTATCGAAAAACGTATTCATAAAGGCAAACCTTCTTTAGGTGGTACTTGCTTAAACGTGGGTTGTATCCCGTCTAAGGCATTACTTGATTCTTCACACCGTTATGAAGACACCGTAAAACATTTAGATGATCACGGTATTACCACTGGTGAAGTAAGTTTCGACTTGTCTAAGCTTCTTGCACGTAAAGATAAAATCGTTGATCAGTTGACTGGCGGTATTGACCAGTTATTAAAAGGTAACGGTGTTGAATGGTTAAAAGGTACTGGTAAATTACTGGCAGGTAAAAAAGTTGAGTTCGTTTCTCACGAAGGTGAAACTCAAGTTTTAGAGCCTAAGTATGTCATTCTTGCCACTGGTTCTGTGCCAGTAAATATTCCTGTAGCTCCTGTTGATCAAGACATCATTGTTGATTCAACTGGCGCGCTTGAATTCCCAGAAGTGCCTAAACGTTTAGGTGTTATTGGTGCAGGCGTGATTGGTCTTGAGCTTGGTTCAGTATGGCGTCGTTTAGGTGCAGAAGTTGTTGTATTTGAAGCAATGGATGCATTCTTGCCAATGGCTGATAAAGCATTGGCAAAAGACTTCCAGAAACTGTTAACTAAGCAAGGTCTTGATATCCGTGTAGGCGCGAAAGTGTCTGGTACTGAAATTAACGGTCGTGAAGTAACTGTTAAGTACACTCAAGGCGGTGAAGACAAAGAGCAAACTTTCGATAAGTTGATCGTTTGTGTAGGCCGTCGTGCTTATGCTGAAGGTTTATTGGCAGATGATTGTGGCATTAAACTGACTGAACGCGGTCTGGTTGAAGTGAACGATTGGTGTGCGACTTCTGTGGAAGGCGTATATGCAATTGGTGACTTGGTACGTGGTCCAATGCTTGCACACAAAGCAATGGAAGAAGGCGTAATGGCTGTAGAGCGTATTCATGGTCATGCTGCACAAGTGAACTACGACACGATTATTTCTGTTATCTATACTCACCCGGAAGCAGCGTGGGTCGGTTTAACAGAAGAGCAAGCCAAAGAAAAAGGCCACGAAGTTAAAACTGGTCAATTCGGTTTTGCTGTAAATGGCCGTGCTTTAGCTGCGGGCGAAGGTGCTGGTTTCGTGAAGTTTGTTGCTGATGCAAAAACTGACCGTTTACTTGGTATGCATGTGATTGGACCAGCTGCGTCTGATATCGTACACCAAGGTATGATTGCACTTGAGTTTGTATCTTCAGTTGAAGATTTACAGTTGATGACTTTTGGTCATCCAACCTTCTCTGAAGTGGTTCATGAAGCTGCACTTGCAGTAGATGGACGAGCGATTCACGCGATTCAACGTAAGCGTAAGTAAGACAAAAAAGAGCGGCTTAGGTCGCTCTTTTTACATTTGATAGTTGTTTTTATTAGAACAATCATCTAAAAATAAAGATAAGAATCATTTTAAGTTCTCAAAATACCAATATTGATTGATGTGAACCAAAAGATATTGGTGAACGTAATAACAAAGTCAAATAAGTACTAAAAGGTTGTTCAATGAATTTACATGAGTATCAAGCAAAAACGTTATTAAAAAAATATGGGATGCCGGTTCAAGAGGGTATCTTGGCAACAAATGCAGAAGAAACCGTAAAAGCTTTTGAGCAGCTTGGTGGTAAATTTGCAGTACTCAAAGCCCAAGTACATGCCGGGGGACGCGGTAAGGCTGGTGGGGTAAAAGTGGTGAAGTCTGCACAAGAAGCTGAAGACTATGCCAATCAGATCATTGGTACTCGTTTAGTGACTTATCAGACGGATGCCAATGGACAACCAGTCAACAGCATTTTAGTCTCTGAAGATGTTTATCCGGTTGAACGCGAGCTGTATCTTGGTGCAGTGGTCGACCGTTCCAGCCGTCGTGTAACTTTTATGGCATCGACTGAAGGTGGGGTCGAAATTGAAAAAGTGGCTGAAGAAACCCCAGAAAAAATTATAAAAGTCGAAGTCGATCCATTGGTTGGACTGATGCCATTTCAAGCTCGTGAAGTGGCTTTTGCTCTTCATTTGAAAGATGGTCAGATCAATCAGTTTGTCAAAATTATGACTGCAGCTTATCAGGCATTTATTGAAAATGATTTTGCCCTATTTGAGATTAACCCCCTTTCAGTTCGTGAAAATGGTGACATCTTATGTGTGGATGCCAAAGTCGGGATCGACTCTAACGCCTTATACCGTTTACCCGAAATTGTAGCGATGCGTGACAAGTCTCAGGAAAATGAACGCGAATTAAAAGCTTCAGAACATGACCTGAATTATGTAGCCTTAAAAGGTAACATTGGATGTATGGTCAATGGAGCGGGGCTTGCTATGGCAACTATGGACATCATCAAACTGTATGGTGGTCAGCCTGCGAACTTCCTTGATGTTGGCGGTGGTGCAACCAAAGAGCGCGTCATTGAAGCGTTTAAAATTATTTTGGCAGACAGCTCGGTACAAGGGGTTTTAATTAATATTTTTGGTGGAATTGTACGTTGTGACATGATTGCTGAAGCCATTATTGCAGCGGTCCAGGAAGTTCATGTAACCGTGCCGGTTGTTGTGCGTTTGGAAGGAAATAACGCAGAACTGGGTGCCAGGTTATTGGATGAATCTGGACTCACGTTAATCTCTGCATCAGGTTTAGCTGATGCAGCAGAAAAAATTGTTGCTGCGGTAAAAGCTTAAGGAGTATCAATCATGAGCGTATTAATTAATAAAGACACCAAAGTATTGGTACAAGGTTTTACCGGTAAAAATGGTACGTTTCACTCAGAGCAAGCATTGGCTTATGGTACCAAAGTCGTCGGTGGTGTAACGCCCGGTAAGGGGGGGAAAAGCCATTTAAACCTACCTGTATTCAACACCATGAAAGATGCAGTCAAAGAAACAGGCGCAGATGCCTCGGTCATTTATGTACCTGCACCATTTGTATTGGATTCAATTGTAGAGGCAGTAGATTCTGGGATTGAACTTATTGTTGTAATTACTGAAGGTGTGCCGACTTTAGATATGTTAAAGGCCAAGCGTTATCTTGAAACCAATGGCAATGGTGCGCGTTTAATCGGTCCAAACTGTCCGGGTATTATTACCCCGGGAGAATGTAAAATCGGCATTATGCCAGGACATATTCATCAGCCAGGTAAAATCGGAATTATCTCGCGTTCGGGTACACTAACCTATGAAGCTGTAGCTCAGACTACAAAGCTCGGTTTAGGTCAGTCAACCTGTATTGGCATTGGGGGAGACCCAATTCCAGGCATGAACCAGATTGATTGCTTGAAGTTGTTCCAAGAAGACCCGCAGACCGAAGCCATTATCATGATTGGTGAAATTGGCGGTATCGCAGAAGAGGAAGCAGCTGAATATATTCAGTCTCATGTCACCAAGCCAGTTGTGGGCTATATTGCAGGTGTGACTGCACCAAAAGGTAAGCGTATGGGGCATGCAGGTGCAATTATTTCTGGCGGTAAGGGTACAGCAGAAGAAAAATTTGCAGCCTTTGAAAAAGCGGGTATGGCTTATACGCGTAGTCCTGCAGAGCTCGGATCAACCATGCTAGAAGTTTTAAAACGCCAAAACCTGGCCTGAGTCAATCAATAAACTTGAAAGCTCTCAATTGAGGGCTTTTTATTTTATGGTCTTTGATAAGCAGGGTATCTGACATTGAAAAAACTTCATATAAAAAATGAGAAACTAGACTTTTTGCAAAATCACTTTTTTAATCATTTCAATATTGTAAATTGCAGCAATCAAATTCAGACTTAAACCCATACCTTTACATCGACTACAGTAAAGTGTAGCAAGAATTTTGAAGAATCTTTAATTTACCATTTACCTGCTCAATTCGAATACGATGTTTGCCCATTTCTCGATTAATCTGCTGATGTAAGAAAGTTAATGGGTTGTTTTACTTGCTGAAAATGTGGTCGTCGTCTGATCCCTAATCGGCTTAAAGCTGGTTACTCTTTATTAACAAGCATAAGGGCTTGATATCTCTGCTTCTTGTGCTGATCTTTAGACAATGAAAATCATGTGTACTTCCTTATGCAAGACCTATTGGAATCATCTGCATCGTTTCATCATGAATTGTCAGTTGGGCTTTAATCTTATGGCATTTTTTCTTAGCACTATAGAATTTTTTCCGCTTTTTGGGGAATGCTTCATTGCCATCTCCGTGGCATCAACAATAACAATCTCCCCATCTAAGCCTTCACTATGAGATAATTTCCTAGGCAAATGAAAATTATCAGATTTTATTAAAATATTTTCGATCTTTTGGATGATTCCACATGCATTAGATGTATGTATTCCATGGCTCATAGCGACATGAAAAAGTGTTTGATATTTATGTCAATAACTTAGACTCATTAATGGTTAATATTTCGGTAAAAGGCTAAAAGGTCTGCCTCGTCAGGTATTTGCTTGGCTTATTTTTAATACTTCGTGCACTTCTAAAAAGATTCTAGGTTGTATTCCAATAAGTCATTTGAATTGACTGCTTGATAATATTTTAACTTTTGAATATTTTATGTTCCTATAATAATAGAGCATACCTTTTCTGTATGAATAAAAATACTCAACTTATTGAGCATTTTTGATTTATACAAGATATTTATTTTGAGTAATAATGTTTTTATAAAGTGGTTAAGATAAAGGATTATATAAAAAATTAATTATTAAATAAATAAAATATTGTTTTTGAAATAATTCGCTAAGATAAAAAAAACTAATATATTTCACAATTAAAATAATGTGATATTTATCGAATAAAATAATAAAAACACAAAATTATACACAATATTTTTGTTAATATGGTCTTTTATTTATATATTGTGGATTACAATGTGACCATTAATAACAATGAATAAAGAATATTTTAATTATGAACTTTAATCTCACTATACTATCGATCTCCTGTGGGACTTTACTGTTTTCTACATTGTCATTCGCAGAATTGATCTATAAAGACGTTGTTGATCAACAACGTGAAAAAATTGTACCTTTAATTAAACAAGGCCAGGTGGATACTGGATTACAAAAACTCAGGCAATTATTGGGGCGTTATCCCAATAATCAAAAATTGATTGCTGATTTTGTAGTAATGGCTTATGAAAATAAAAAATTTGCAGAATCAGATATTCGCTACCTGAAGGGTATTCAAAGTCAGCAATTTCCAGACTATGGAAAAATATATGTTATTAAGGCATTACGCGACTTAAAGAAATTTGAGCTTGCAGAAAACTGGGCCAAAAACTTTGCCAAAACCGATTCTAATCAACAATGGATCGTTTGGGCAGGAATATTACAAGCAGAAGCCGGTAAAAAGGCTCAGGCGAAAAAAACCCTTTCTCAAGTTGATATTAATCAAGTTGAAGCAGATTATTTATCACAGCTTTCCTATACTTACCGGATACTAGATATGCCTGTTGAGGCATTGAATACGGCTAATCTGGCTCTTGAAAAGAGCAAGGACATGGGTACCGAGGAGCAGTATGCATTAGCATTGCTGAATAATGCAGATTACGCTAATGCGGAAAACTTTATACAAAACAGTAACTCATTAAAAGAGAATACTGATCTCAGAGCCAATGCCAAAATTAGTGAATTTTCTCAGCGGATTCAAAATGCTGTGGAATATTATAAACTTTCAATTTATCGAGGACGAAAACAGCCGTACCAGCAACTCGATGAAGTGCTCGCAGATATGGAGCAATACGAATCACAATTGCCGAATGATCCGAGTTGGAAACGCCGTTTTTATTATGAATACATCTATGCCTTAAACGAGCGAAATCGCTCTAAAAAAGTTTTTGAACAAATTTCAAAAACAGGAGTGCCTCTAGAACAGATGCCTCCTTATGTGCGTCAAGCGATTGCAGATGCTTACTTTAAGAATCAACAACCTC from Acinetobacter sp. CS-2 includes the following:
- the odhB gene encoding 2-oxoglutarate dehydrogenase complex dihydrolipoyllysine-residue succinyltransferase, yielding MATEIKAPVFPESVADGTIATWHKQPGEAVSRDEVICDIETDKVVLEVVAPADGTIASIIKNEGDTVLSAEVIAQFEEGAVSGAAQTQAVQSEEKVEQAAAQTQAGNAPVVERAQPVADQAPAVRKALTETGIAASDVAGTGRGGRITKEDVANHQAKPAAAPLSVAVGERIEKRVPMTRLRKRVAERLLAATQSTAMLTTFNEVNMKPIMEMRAQYKDAFEKRHGARLGFMSFFVKAATEALKRYPAVNASIDGDDIVYHGYYDIGVAVSSDRGLVVPVLRDTDRMNYAEVENGIRAYAVKARDGKLGIEDMTGGTFTITNGGTFGSLLSTPILNTPQTAILGMHKIQDRPMAVNGQVEILPMMYLALSYDHRLIDGKEAVGFLVAIKELLEEPARLILDL
- the sucD gene encoding succinate--CoA ligase subunit alpha gives rise to the protein MSVLINKDTKVLVQGFTGKNGTFHSEQALAYGTKVVGGVTPGKGGKSHLNLPVFNTMKDAVKETGADASVIYVPAPFVLDSIVEAVDSGIELIVVITEGVPTLDMLKAKRYLETNGNGARLIGPNCPGIITPGECKIGIMPGHIHQPGKIGIISRSGTLTYEAVAQTTKLGLGQSTCIGIGGDPIPGMNQIDCLKLFQEDPQTEAIIMIGEIGGIAEEEAAEYIQSHVTKPVVGYIAGVTAPKGKRMGHAGAIISGGKGTAEEKFAAFEKAGMAYTRSPAELGSTMLEVLKRQNLA
- the sucC gene encoding ADP-forming succinate--CoA ligase subunit beta gives rise to the protein MNLHEYQAKTLLKKYGMPVQEGILATNAEETVKAFEQLGGKFAVLKAQVHAGGRGKAGGVKVVKSAQEAEDYANQIIGTRLVTYQTDANGQPVNSILVSEDVYPVERELYLGAVVDRSSRRVTFMASTEGGVEIEKVAEETPEKIIKVEVDPLVGLMPFQAREVAFALHLKDGQINQFVKIMTAAYQAFIENDFALFEINPLSVRENGDILCVDAKVGIDSNALYRLPEIVAMRDKSQENERELKASEHDLNYVALKGNIGCMVNGAGLAMATMDIIKLYGGQPANFLDVGGGATKERVIEAFKIILADSSVQGVLINIFGGIVRCDMIAEAIIAAVQEVHVTVPVVVRLEGNNAELGARLLDESGLTLISASGLADAAEKIVAAVKA
- the lpdA gene encoding dihydrolipoyl dehydrogenase, whose protein sequence is MSQQFDLVVIGGGPGGYEAAIRAAQLGFKVACIEKRIHKGKPSLGGTCLNVGCIPSKALLDSSHRYEDTVKHLDDHGITTGEVSFDLSKLLARKDKIVDQLTGGIDQLLKGNGVEWLKGTGKLLAGKKVEFVSHEGETQVLEPKYVILATGSVPVNIPVAPVDQDIIVDSTGALEFPEVPKRLGVIGAGVIGLELGSVWRRLGAEVVVFEAMDAFLPMADKALAKDFQKLLTKQGLDIRVGAKVSGTEINGREVTVKYTQGGEDKEQTFDKLIVCVGRRAYAEGLLADDCGIKLTERGLVEVNDWCATSVEGVYAIGDLVRGPMLAHKAMEEGVMAVERIHGHAAQVNYDTIISVIYTHPEAAWVGLTEEQAKEKGHEVKTGQFGFAVNGRALAAGEGAGFVKFVADAKTDRLLGMHVIGPAASDIVHQGMIALEFVSSVEDLQLMTFGHPTFSEVVHEAALAVDGRAIHAIQRKRK